A single Aspergillus puulaauensis MK2 DNA, chromosome 7, nearly complete sequence DNA region contains:
- a CDS encoding serine/threonine-protein kinase (COG:T;~EggNog:ENOG410QD8C;~InterPro:IPR008271,IPR000719,IPR011009;~PFAM:PF06293,PF07714,PF00069;~go_function: GO:0004672 - protein kinase activity [Evidence IEA];~go_function: GO:0005524 - ATP binding [Evidence IEA];~go_process: GO:0006468 - protein phosphorylation [Evidence IEA]), translated as MTDTSGNQGDSSKYSVETPTGGFDSFPRSPLLEQHEHGLGPSGLDRIRSQPPSRVFTLPNMSTSSIGALSPRTLSPPRSLSSSRANSMAVGSSQDVNTLEDLHRFPSESLHSFSFAQQSEELLHNRQNILKRSIDFMRDRFKWGSSSTAGAPQSRMRGDTDTQAMVDLLSQSTISGSSLGAMTGPADMGSDNVFEKQFMEHQRPLPEVKEAVQPPAHSQLTSSQQLPAERKGLKSAPSSRRVSLKRTFTDVSSSITPQRQLIDTLAQPYTATDPFSPLSTSTIGSVFPTPTLHTHSSKWNPVSQAVFRTESKAPWTILAANDLSCLVFGVTQAEVRKLSILEVVQEDRRQWLESKLRDPITDAAAKVRPSPDKSRMKPATQRSMGMGNGVTAQLLSKPPSRARPSRRAQTDDGYGSSAYTARQLNHPATKSRGVLLCGDVVPIQKRNGTKGSASIWVMEKRGGLIWVLEEIQEDVAYISCDDTWNITATRGATDKVWGHGVVEAGQHLTKLFPHLPPSCLQVPVEKGLTEVVEIKYFAAATSGAVCIPTAVARDGDSNSLRISSFPHVAGIMVLSSSSLKIISSNSVFSSVLFGYERPEGLDITDLIPGFDDFLYVISDEENVPLVDGVVIPELSFRRARTLSMLRDGKANVASVFLEPAGITAKHRDGSTIAVDVQLRVVKSGSIFPKQREKKVDSENETDDGSEDAVTVTELVYALWVTYSRNIHSYTPAARGPSPQHEAPLQMESSSEVPTPRPTTAMTTTPRLTVPERSRAPTSTLSQQLSQAASEPLTDKPVQPMPEVTPANAKESKRTISDYVILEEMGQGAYGEVKLARLKKNPAKKVVLKYVTKKRILVDTWTRDRRLGTVPLEIHVLDYLRRDGLKHPNIVEMEGFFEDDVNYYIEMLPHGLPGMDLFDYIELKTNMDEQECRNIFKQVVSAIHHLHTKALVVHRDIKDENVILDGEGKIKLIDFGSAAYIKNGPFDVFVGTIDYAAPEVLQGKSYRGKEQDIWALGILLYTIVYKENPFYNIDEILDHPLRVPFIPFSEDCIDLIRGMLDRDVDNRLTIGEVMEHPWMADS; from the exons ATGACAGATACCTCGGGCAACCAGGGTGATTCATCAAAATACTCGGTTGAAACTCCTACAGGTGGATTTGATTCCTTCCCAAG GTCTCCACTTCTTGAACAGCATGAACATGGACTTGGACCATCCGGTTTAGATCGTATCCGCTCGCAGCCGCCCTCTCGGGTCTTTACACTCCCGAATATGTCTACCTCTTCTATAGGCGCTCTTAGCCCTCGGACTCTCTCTCCACCGCGCTCCCTTTCATCATCGAGAGCCAATTCCATGGCTGTTGGATCCAGTCAAGATGTGAATACTTtggaagatcttcatcgATTCCCATCAGAATCACTACATTCTTTTTCGTTCGCGCAACAGTCCGAGGAGCTATTACACAATCGCCAGAATATCTTGAAAAGGTCTATAGATTTTATGCGTGACCGCTTCAAATGGGGTTCCAGCAGCACTGCCGGAGCTCCTCAGTCTCGTATGCGTGGTGATACGGACACGCAGGCCATGGTGGATCTTTTATCCCAGTCCACCATTTCAGGGTCCTCCTTGGGGGCCATGACCGGCCCTGCAGACATGGGGAGCGACAATGTTTTCGAAAAGCAATTTATGGAGCACCAGCGACCCTTGCCGGAAGTTAAGGAGGCTGTGCAGCCGCCAGCGCACTCACAATTAACCTCGAGTCAGCAGCTACCTGCCGAGAGGAAAGGGTTAAAGtccgctccttcatccaggCGCGTAAGCTTAAAACGTACATTCACGGACGTCAGTTCTTCTATTACACCTCAGCGGCAACTGATAGACACTTTAGCACAACCATATACGGCCACAGACCCCTTTTCCCCGCTTAGCACATCGACCATTGGATCTGTCTTTCCGACTCCTACCTTGCACACCCATAGCAGCAAATGGAACCCGGTTTCACAGGCCGTTTTTCGGACTGAATCCAAGGCACCCTGGACCATCCTAGCGGCAAACGACTTATCATGTCTCGTATTTGGCGTTACACAGGCAGAAGTACGCAAGTTGAGTATTCTAGAGGTTGTACAAGAGGACAGACGACAGTGGCTCGAGTCCAAACTGCGGGACCCCATCACCGACGCTGCTGCGAAAGTTCGGCCGTCGCCAGATAAGTCCCGTATGAAACCCGCTACTCAAAGGTCCATGGGAATGGGCAATGGTGTTACCGCACAGTTACTCAGTAAACCCCCTTCGCGAGCCCGACCTTCAAGGAGAGCCCAAACCGACGACGGCTACGGCTCAAGTGCGTATACTGCGAGACAACTCAACCACCCCGCCACTAAATCGCGCGGTGTTCTATTATGCGGTGATGTAGTTCCCATCCAAAAACGCAATGGCACAAAGGGTTCTGCGAGTATCTGGGTGATGGAAAAGCGCGGCGGCCTAATATGGGTTCTAGAGGAAATCCAGGAAGACGTCGCCTATATTTCCTGCGACGATACGTGGAATATTACTGCTACCCGTGGCGCGACCGACAAGGTTTGGGGTCATGGGGTGGTTGAGGCCGGTCAACATCTCACAAAGCTTTTTCCTCACCTCCCTCCAAGTTGTCTCCAGGTCCCCGTTGAGAAGGGCCTCACCGAGGTTGTCGAAATCAAATACTTCGCGGCGGCTACTTCGGGGGCAGTTTGCATACCTACTGCGGTTGCCAGAGATGGAGACTCAAACTCTCTTCGGATATCTAGCTTCCCCCATGTGGCTGGCATCATGGTTTTGTCCTCCTCGAGTTTAAAAATCATTAGCTCGAATTCGGTTTTCTCATCTGTATTGTTTGGTTACGAACGCCCTGAGGGATTGGACATCACCGACCTCATACCCGGATTTGACGACTTCCTATACGTGATCTCCGACGAAGAAAATGTGCCTCTGGTAGATGGCGTTGTTATCCCGGAGCTCAGTTTCCGAAGGGCGCGAACCTTGTCGATGCTGCGCGATGGAAAAGCTAATGTCGCATCGGTCTTTCTAGAGCCTGCTGGTATCACTGCTAAGCACCGCGATGGATCTACTATTGCCGTGGATGTCCAGTTGCGCGTTGTAAAGAGCGGGTCGATATTTCCGAAGCAACGTGAGAAAAAAGTCGACAGCGAGAATGAGACTGATGATGGCTCCGAAGATGCTGTCACAGTAACGGAACTTGTATATGCGTTATGGGTCACCTATTCAAGAAACATTCATTCTTATACCCCGGCAGCACGCGGACCGTCGCCGCAACATGAAGCACCTTTGCAGATGGAAAGCTCGTCTGAAGTTCCAACTCCCAGGCCCACGACAGCGATGACTACAACTCCTCGACTTACAGTTCCAGAGAGATCGAGGGCGCCGACTTCAACTCTGAGCCAGCAACTCAGTCAAGCCGCATCTGAACCACTCACAGACAAGCCTGTCCAGCCAATGCCGGAAGTGACACCAGCTAACGCTAAGGAGAGCAAGCGTACGATCTCGGACTATGTGATCCTTGAGGAGATGGGCCAAGGGGCGTATGGTGAGGTCAAACTTGCCCGTCTGAAAAAGAATCCTGCGAAGAAAGTTGTGCTCAAATACGTGACGAAAAAGAGGATCCTTGTTGACACATGGACCCGTGATCGCCGCCTCGGTACGGTTCCATTAGAGATCCACGTTTTGGATTACTTGCGGAGAGACGGTTTGAAGCATCCGAACATTGTGGAAATGGAAGGTTTCTTCGAAGATGATGTCAACTATTATATTGAGATGTTACCTCACGGGCTTCCCGGCATGGATCTCTTCGACTATATTGAACTGAAAACCAACATGGATGAGCAGGAATGTCGGAATATCTTTAAGCAAGTGGTCAGCGCGATTCACCACTTGCACACAAAAGCCTTGGTTGTCCACCGGGACATCAAGGATGAGAACGTGATCCTGGATGGGGAAGGTAAGATCAAGCTGATAGATTTCGGGAGCGCGGCCTATATAAAGAATGGACCATTTGATGTCTTTGTTGGAACGATAG ATTATGCCGCACCCGAAGTTCTCCAGGGAAAGTCATACCGAGGCAAGGAACAAGATATTTGGGCTCTCGGTATTCTCTTGTACACAATCGTGTATAAAGAAAACCCGTTTTACAACATCGACGAGATTTTGGACCATCCCCTTCGGGTCCCGTTTATACCATTCTCGGAGGACTGCATCGACCTGATCAGGGGAATGCTTGATCGCGATGTGGACAACCGCTTAACCATAGGCGAAGTCATGGAACATCCGTGGATGGCTGACAGCTGA